The Raphanus sativus cultivar WK10039 chromosome 2, ASM80110v3, whole genome shotgun sequence genome includes a region encoding these proteins:
- the LOC108818232 gene encoding very-long-chain 3-oxoacyl-CoA reductase 1-like, translating into MEICTYFKSQPTWLLLLFLLGSLSLLKFTFTLLTSLYIYFLRPGKNLRRCYGSWAIITGPTDGIGKAFAFQLAHKGLNLVLVARNPDKLKHVSDSITSKHPNTQIKTVLMDFSGDIDGGVGRIEEAIEGLEVGILINNAGVSYPYAKYFHEVDEELLGSLIKINVEGTTKVTKAVLGNMLKRKRGAIVNMGSGAAALIPSYPFYSVYAGAKTYVDQFSKCLHVEYKKSGIDVQCQVPLYVATKMTKIRRASFLVASPEGYAKAALRFVGYEPRCTPYWPHALMGYVVSALPESVFESFNIKRCLQIRKKGMLKDASSKKE; encoded by the exons ATGGAGATCTGCACTTACTTCAAATCCCAACCCACatggctcctcctcctcttcctcctcggCTCCCTCTCCCTCCTCAAGTTCACCTTCACCCTCCTCACCTCCCTCTACATCTACTTCCTCCGCCCCGGCAAAAACCTCCGCCGCTGCTACGGCTCCTGGGCCATCATCACCGGCCCCACCGACGGCATCGGCAAAGCCTTCGCCTTTCAGCTCGCCCACAAAGGCCTCAACCTCGTCCTCGTCGCCCGCAACCCCGACAAGCTCAAACACGTCTCCGACTCCATCACGTCCAAGCACCCCAACACCCAGATCAAGACCGTCCTCATGGACTTCTCCGGAGACATCGACGGAGGCGTGGGGAGGATCGAGGAGGCGATCGAGGGTCTCGAAGTCGGGATCTTGATCAACAACGCTGGGGTCTCGTATCCGTACGCTAAGTATTTTCACGAGGTTGATGAGGAGCTGCTTGGGAGCTTGATTAAGATTAATGTTGAAGGGACGACGAAGGTTACGAAGGCTGTGTTGGGGAATATGCTGAAGAGGAAGCGTGGGGCGATTGTTAATATGGGTTCTGGTGCTGCTGCTCTTATCCCTTCTTATCCTTTCTACTCTGTTTATGCCGGCGCTAAAAC GTACGTGGATCAGTTCTCAAAGTGTCTCCATGTTGAGTACAAGAAGAGTGGGATTGATGTTCAATGCCAG GTGCCCTTGTACGTTGCGACAAAAATGACTAAGATTAGGAGAGCGTCTTTCTTAGTGGCATCTCCAGAGGGTTACGCAAAGGCAGCACTGCGTTTTGTAGGCTACGAACCACGTTGCACACCTTACTGGCCTCACGCACTCATGGGTTATGTTGTCTCTGCATTGCCCGAAAGCGTCTTTGAATCCTTCAACATTAAGAGGTGTCTCCAGATCCGGAAGAAGGGCATGCTTAAGGACGCCTCCAGTAAAAAAGAATGA
- the LOC130508494 gene encoding L-type lectin-domain containing receptor kinase V.5-like — MLAIPLQFCNGIIPLQIFLAIGVFSCSEYLGVFNKTTNGNTSNNIIAIELDINKDEEFGDIDDNHVGININGLRSVVSAPAGYYDDNDGKFHNLSLVSGKVMRLSIVYSQPDKQLNVTLSPAEFSDTPLEPLLSLKQDLSPYILEEMYLGFTASTGSVGAIHYMLNSVSGPEVDYPSFDISVVPTLPPYPKKVTDKTRIILAVCLILAVTIAFVTSLIGFLFYMRHKKVKEVLEEWEIQYGPHRFAYKELYNATKGFKEKQVLGSGGFGQVYKGTLPGSDAEIAVKRTSQGSSQGKSEFIAEISTIGRLRHPNLVRLLGYCRHKEDLFLVYD; from the coding sequence ATGCTCGCTATTCCGTTGCAATTTTGCAACGGAAttattcccttgcaaattttcCTTGCAATAGgagtgttttcttgtagtgagtaCCTCGGAGTATTCAACAAGACAACCAACGGTAACACCTCGAACAACATAATAGCTATCGAGttagatataaataaagatGAAGAGTTCGGAGATATCGATGACAACCATGTTGGGATCAACATCAACGGCTTGAGGTCTGTTGTCTCTGCTCCTGCTGGTTACTATGATGATAACGATGGAAAGTTTCACAACCTTTCTTTAGTCAGCGGAAAGGTTATGCGGCTTTCAATCGTTTATAGCCAACCTGATAAACAGCTCAATGTAACCTTAAGCCCTGCCGAGTTCTCCGACACGCCACTGGAACCGCTTCTGTCTTTAAAACAAGATCTCTCACCTTACATTTTGGAGGAGATGTATCTTGGCTTCACGGCATCAACTGGTTCGGTCGGAGCAATCCACTATATGTTGAACTCGGTCTCTGGTCCTGAAGTGGACTATCCATCGTTTGATATAAGTGTAGTCCCCACCCTTCCTCCATATCCAAAGAAAGTGACTGATAAAACAAGGATTATATTAGCGGTTTGTTTAATATTAGCCGTGACCATTGCGTTTGTAACTTCTTTGATTGGCTTCCTCTTCTATATGAGGCATAAGAAGGTCAAAGAGGTTCTTGAAGAATGGGAAATTCAGTATGGACCTCACAGGTTTGCGTACAAGGAGCTTTACAATGCGACAAAGGGTTTTAAGGAGAAACAAGTTCTTGGAAGTGGAGGTTTTGGTCAAGTCTATAAAGGAACACTCCCGGGTTCCGACGCAGAGATTGCTGTGAAACGGACTTCTCAAGGTTCAAGCCAAGGAAAGAGCGAGTTTATAGCCGAGATATCGACCATTGGTCGTCTAAGACATCCGAACTTAGTCAGGCTTTTGGGATATTGTAGACACAAAGAGGATCTTTTCTTGGTTTATGACTGA
- the LOC130508495 gene encoding putative L-type lectin-domain containing receptor kinase V.8, translating to MPNGSLDKYIYCNDKNENQERLSWDQRFKIIRDVASALLHLHQEWVQVIVHRDIKPANVLIDQEMNARLGDFGLAKLYDQGIDPQTSKVAGTFGYIAPEFLRTGRATTSTDVYAFGLVMLEVVCGRRLIERREAKNEEVLVDWILELWEEGKLFDAAEESIRQEQNRGEIELVLKLGVLCSYQVESVRPDMSAVMGILNGVLQLPDNLLDVVRAERLRVQPEISMEMLLDMNSTGTLPFTNSFISHGR from the coding sequence ATGCCCAATGGAAGCCTTGACAAGTATATATACTGTAACGACAAGAACGAGAATCAAGAACGTCTTTCTTGGGATCAACGTTTCAAGATCATCAGAGATGTTGCATCTGCTCTACTGCATCTGCATCAAGAATGGGTACAGGTCATCGTTCATCGAGATATCAAACCGGCTAATGTTTTGATCGACCAAGAAATGAATGCAAGGCTCGGGGATTTCGGATTGGCGAAGCTGTATGATCAGGGAATCGATCCTCAGACGTCTAAAGTGGCGGGAACGTTCGGTTATATCGCGCCTGAGTTTCTAAGAACAGGAAGAGCAACTACCAGCACTGATGTTTACGCATTTGGGTTGGTTATGCTTGAAGTAGTTTGCGGTAGAAGGTTGATTGAGAGACGCGAGGCGAAGAACGAAGAGGTTCTTGTGGATTGGATCTTAGAGCTTTGGGAAGAAGGGAAACTCTTTGATGCAGCTGAGGAAAGTATCCGTCAAGAACAAAACAGGGGTGAGATTGAGCTTGTTTTGAAGCTAGGTGTGTTGTGTTCGTATCAGGTAGAATCCGTTAGACCGGATATGAGTGCGGTTATGGGGATCTTGAATGGCGTTTTGCAGCTTCCAGATAATCTTCTTGATGTGGTAAGGGCTGAGAGATTGAGAGTACAGCCTGAAATATCAATGGAAATGCTACTTGATATGAATTCAACGGGTACGTTGCCGTTCACAAATTCTTTCATCTCCCATGGACGATGA
- the LOC108841036 gene encoding lysine histidine transporter-like 2 translates to MGENQLSTNEAASARQKKVDDWLPITSSRNAKWWYSAFHNVTAMVGAGVLSLPYAMSNLGWGPGVTVMIMSWLITFYTIWQMVEMHEMVPGKRFDRYHELGQHAFGEKLGLWIVVPQQLIVEVGVNIVYMVTGGKSLKKIHDLLCTDCKEIRTSFWIMIFASVHFVLSHLPNFNSISGVSLAAAVMSLSYSTIAWGASVKKGVQPDVDYTFKATTSSGKVFNFMNALGDVAFAYAGHNVVLEIQATIPSTPEKPSKIPMWRGVVVAYIVVAICYFPVAFACYYIFGNNVDDNILMSLEKPTWLIVMANSFVVIHVIGSYQIFAMPVFDMLETFLVKQMMFDPSFKLRFITRTSYVALTMFIGICIPFFGGLLGFFGGFAFAPTTYYLPCIMWLVLKKPKKYGLSWSLNWFCIVVGVILTIVAPIGGLRNIIMSASDYKFFS, encoded by the exons ATGGGGGAAAATCAATTGTCCACAAACGAGGCTGCGTCTGCAAGGCAGAAGAAAGTGGATGATTGGTTGCCAATAACTTCTTCTAGAAACGCTAAATGGTGGTATTCCGCATTTCACAATGTCACAGCCATGGTTGGTGCTGGTGTACTCAGCTTGCCCTATGCCATGTCGAACTTAGGATG GGGACCTGGAGTGACGGTTATGATTATGTCATGGTTGATAACGTTTTACACCATATGGCAAATGGTGGAGATGCACGAGATGGTTCCAGGGAAGAGGTTCGACAGGTACCACGAGCTGGGACAGCACGCATTTGGAGAGAAGCTTGGACTATGGATTGTGGTGCCACAACAGCTAATTGTTGAAGTAGGTGTGAACATTGTGTACATGGTGACAGGAGGAAAGTCATTGAAAAAAATCCATGACCTTCTTTGCACCGATTGCAAAGAGATAAGAACTAGCTTTTGGATTATGATCTTTGCTTCCGTACATTTCGTTCTTTCTCACCTTCCTAATTTTAATTCCATATCTGGTGTCTCCCTCGCGGCAGCCGTTATGTCCTTAAG CTACTCAACAATTGCTTGGGGAGCCTCGGTGAAGAAAGGGGTACAACCAGATGTAGACTACACGTTTAAAGCCACAACGAGTTCAGGAAAAGTGTTCAACTTCATGAACGCTCTAGGAGATGTCGCATTTGCATATGCTGGCCATAATGTGGTGCTAGAGATTCAAGCTACTATTCCTTCAACTCCCGAGAAACCATCTAAGATCCCAATGTGGAGAGGAGTGGTTGTTGCCTACATTGTGGTTGCCATCTGCTATTTTCCTGTTGCATTTGCTTGCTACTATATTTTTGGAAACAATGTGGACGACAATATTCTTATGTCACTAGAGAAACCAACTTGGCTTATCGTCATGGCTAACTCATTTGTGGTTATTCATGTTATTGGAAGCTATCAGATATTCGCAATGCCAGTTTTTGATATGCTTGAAACCTTTTTGGTAAAGCAAATGATGTTTGATCCTTCCTTCAAACTCCGTTTCATCACTCGAACTTCATATGTTG CTTTAACTATGTTCATTGGCATATGCATTCCATTTTTTGGTGGATTACTCGGATTTTTTGGAGGATTTGCCTTTGCCCCAACAACTTACTAC CTGCCATGTATAATGTGGTTGGTTCTCAAGAAACCAAAGAAGTATGGATTGTCCTGGTCTCTTAACTGG TTCTGCATAGTGGTTGGTGTAATATTGACGATCGTAGCTCCCATTGGTGGCCTCAGAAACATTATTATGTCTGCTAGTGACTACAAATTCTTCTCTTGA